The following coding sequences lie in one Primulina huaijiensis isolate GDHJ02 chromosome 2, ASM1229523v2, whole genome shotgun sequence genomic window:
- the LOC140956318 gene encoding uncharacterized protein: MCHGVTLSKAMFPKVDEEIEMMTRILYASAIGSIMYAIWMSDRIGTLIIRNEHVNLLKKTYFTGGLFLGLLSHLHLYLIAVPLAYTELCQAQWLHPLQILTFITEEMVLRNTLRMELQHISSSWVQSPQQVNHVCNIQSLGGCNRCQMINMTAKDGTVHRSNEPLATIASYRRIKGQDVWLCVGQEIFANTD; this comes from the exons atgtgtcatggtgttactctatctaaggCTATGTTTCCTAAAgttgatgaagagatagagatgatgacacgtattctaTATGCGTCAgcaattggtagtatcatgtatg CTATTTGGATGTCCGACAGAATTGGAACTCTTATAATCCGAAATG AACATGTAAATTTATTGAAGAAGACTTATTTTACTGGAGGTTTGTTCTTAGGCCTGCTCTCCCATTTACATCTATATTTGATTGCAGTGCCACTTGCTTACACAGAACTCTGTCAGGCACAGTGGCTGCATCCATTGCAGATATTGACTTTTATAACAGAAGAGATGGTATTGAGGAATACCTTGAGGATGGAACTACAACATATCTCTTCATCATGGGTTCAAAGTCCTCAACAAGTTAACCATGTGTGCAATATACAG TCGTTGGGTGGTTGCAACCGGTGTCAGATGATCAATATGACTGCAAAAGATGGGACTGTTCATAGATCCAACGAGCCATTAGCTACCATAGCATCTTACAGAAGAATAAAG GGACAAGATGTATGGCTCTGTGTAGGACAAGAAATATTTGCCAACACAGACTAG
- the LOC140956327 gene encoding molybdenum cofactor sulfurase-like produces MTTDPEKERFLKEFGGDYGYPGAQKSIDDLRANEFKRFKGNTYNLFAFPSESGQRFNLDLVNVIKEDSYEISGTFTPRRLPCMFCGFDAYDRGHWMVVIDATKGSTTTPPDLSKYKADFVVCSFYX; encoded by the exons ATGACCACTGACCCAGAAAAAGAACGATTCTTGAAGGAGTTCGGCGGAGATTATGGGTATCCTGGTGCTCAAAAAAGCATTGATGATTTAAGGGCTAACGAATTCAAAAGATTTAAAg GCAACACATACAATTTATTTGCATTTCCTTCAGAATCTGGTCAGAGATTTAATCTTGACCTTGTAAATGTTATCAAGGAAGATTCATATGAAATCTCCGGAACTTTTACGCCTCGAAG ACTCCCTTGTATGTTTTGTGGCTTTGATGCCTATGACAGAGGGCACTGGATGGTTGTCATCGATGCTACAAAAGGAAGTACAACAACACCGCCCGATTTATCTAAATACAAGGCAGACTTTGTTGTCTGCTCATTCTATANTTaa